The Coccinella septempunctata chromosome 9, icCocSept1.1, whole genome shotgun sequence genomic interval TGTGTTTAAAACCATTGTGAGGTTAAGATTTAAGACTCCTGACTCTTGTATTCGATTCTGTTGAACGTTTATTCGAAAGTTCATAAATTGATAGAAAATGGATGACGAATCTGAGACTTACAAATTGTGGAGAATACGTAAAACAGTGATGCAGGTAAAATATAACCgtttatttctattttcccagtgtttgaaatgtttgtttttgttatcaTAATACTAAACTTTCTTTAATTTTGATTATAGTTATGCCATGACCGAGGCTATCTTGTAACCCAGGACGAATTGGATCAAACCCTTGAACAGTTTAAAGAGCAATTCGGGGATAAACCAAGGTAGAAAACTAggaaaaattaatataaaagtaggattaatgaatttttattttcagtgagAAAAGGCCGTCAAGAGGCGATCTGATTGTTCTGGTGGCTCATAATGATGATCCAACAGATCAAATGTTTGTCTTCTTCCCTGATGAACCCAAAATTGGTATAAAAACTATCAAAACTTACTGTCAACGTATGCAGGATGAAAATATACACAGGGCCATCATTGTCGTCCAACAAGGAATGACTCCCTCAGCTAAACAATCATTGGTAGATATGGCACCTAAATATATTCTAGAGCAATTCTTAGAATCAGAGTTGTTGATTAATATTACCGAACATGAGTTGGTACCAGAACATGTTGTTATGACACCGGAAGAAAAGCAAGAACTGCTGGCCAGATAGTGAGTACTTCAATTCTTGATGTAATCTTGTTTAAAACCTTGTTAATGATGTAGTTTTCTTGTTCTGTTGATTTTTGTTTCTAATAAAGTAATGTTTTTTTTCCCAGTAAACTGAAAGAAAATATGTTGATGAGAATACAGGCTGGTGATCCAGTAGCTAGGTATTTTGGTTTAAAAAGAGGCCAGGTGAGTTattatcaatataaatatatttttgatttcCTCCCCAGATGTTCACTTAAAATCGTAGTTAATGCATTTAGAAAGGTCAATTAATTCTCAATTCTATAGTTCTTAGAAAACTGTCAAATATCAGATGAATTATAGATAAAACCCTATTTAAAAGGTCAAAAATATgaacatttttcatttcatttcaggtCGTTAAAATCATCAGATCTTCAGCAACTGCAGGACGATATATTTCTTATAGACTTGTATGTTAGTTGCCATCATATTAATAAAGTTGTTTACTGTATCCTATTGTTAGTTTTTGTTTTCCAACTCGTACCATTAAATCTTGAATAATTGAATTATCACATCATCTCACAAATATTCACAGCAATTCACTTTTTGAAATTTGAAGAGTTCATATCTCTCATTTCCTTGAATTTGAACATAACCCCAAAAAAGCAGGATTTTTAAGTCTGTTATAATCACTAAAATTCCATTGTAAGTGCTGTCGAAATTAAACTCAGCTTTATGTTATTTGTGTATTTCATTTGTGTGAGCTTCAAGAAGAGAAAATTCAGTCACTTCATAACCACATAAATGACA includes:
- the LOC123319950 gene encoding DNA-directed RNA polymerases I, II, and III subunit RPABC1, with translation MDDESETYKLWRIRKTVMQLCHDRGYLVTQDELDQTLEQFKEQFGDKPSEKRPSRGDLIVLVAHNDDPTDQMFVFFPDEPKIGIKTIKTYCQRMQDENIHRAIIVVQQGMTPSAKQSLVDMAPKYILEQFLESELLINITEHELVPEHVVMTPEEKQELLARYKLKENMLMRIQAGDPVARYFGLKRGQVVKIIRSSATAGRYISYRLVC